One Fibrobacterota bacterium genomic window carries:
- a CDS encoding insulinase family protein, with protein sequence MPKPRSMNMDEKITTLENGVVVATESLPNIRSASLGVYLDIGSRDESPATSGLAHFFEHMVFKGTPKHDALQIVKIFEATGGQINAYTSKEQTCFYAKVVDTEVRPGLEMLLEMVLESHFDPIELEKEKDVIIEEIKGGNDNPEDYVYDLFSQAFFADHSLGYPIAGSAKTVKGLSREMLFEHQRKAAEAVPVYVVAVGAVDHAEIVDIARKAFGLGPKAKSLASRSPGSRASARRATVSLAERAAAERPGHVHKPRHLVEKRPLHQVTALLGGPSYAWDHPNRYALLLVNTVLGDGMSSKLFQSVREALGLVYTIYSSPEFLINAGVFAIGFATEPKDIGKATKEINKQLQALRKTGLSKSEMDFAKANLRGSILLGLESSNTRMASLSRRLLYGKSGESIDTVLKRLDAVKPADIRLCIRDVFRAKHWASACIVPKRAHVSMGRLLDF encoded by the coding sequence ATGCCTAAACCCCGCTCGATGAACATGGACGAAAAGATCACCACGCTCGAAAACGGCGTGGTGGTGGCTACCGAATCCCTTCCCAACATCCGCTCGGCCTCGCTGGGCGTTTACCTCGACATCGGTTCCAGGGACGAATCCCCGGCCACCAGCGGGCTGGCGCATTTCTTCGAACACATGGTCTTCAAAGGCACGCCCAAGCACGATGCCTTGCAGATCGTGAAGATCTTCGAGGCCACCGGCGGGCAGATCAACGCCTATACCTCCAAGGAACAGACCTGCTTCTACGCCAAGGTGGTGGACACCGAAGTGAGGCCGGGGCTGGAAATGCTCCTGGAGATGGTCCTCGAATCCCATTTCGATCCCATCGAACTGGAAAAGGAAAAAGACGTCATCATCGAGGAGATCAAGGGCGGCAACGACAATCCCGAGGATTACGTCTACGACCTCTTCTCCCAAGCTTTCTTCGCCGACCATTCCCTGGGCTATCCCATCGCGGGATCGGCCAAGACGGTGAAGGGCCTGAGCCGGGAAATGCTCTTCGAGCACCAGCGCAAGGCCGCCGAAGCCGTCCCGGTATACGTGGTCGCCGTCGGCGCCGTGGACCATGCGGAGATCGTGGACATCGCCCGCAAGGCCTTCGGCCTGGGCCCCAAGGCCAAGTCCTTGGCTTCCCGTTCCCCCGGATCCCGCGCCTCCGCCCGGCGCGCCACCGTTTCCCTGGCCGAGCGCGCCGCCGCCGAGCGCCCGGGCCACGTCCACAAGCCCCGCCATCTGGTCGAAAAGCGGCCGCTCCATCAAGTGACCGCGCTTCTGGGCGGACCGAGCTATGCTTGGGATCATCCCAACCGTTACGCCCTATTGCTCGTCAATACCGTGCTTGGCGACGGCATGAGCTCCAAGCTTTTCCAAAGCGTGCGCGAGGCCCTGGGGCTGGTCTACACCATCTACTCCAGCCCGGAATTCCTCATCAACGCGGGCGTATTCGCCATCGGTTTCGCGACCGAGCCCAAGGACATCGGTAAGGCGACCAAGGAGATCAACAAGCAGTTGCAGGCCTTGCGGAAGACCGGGCTATCCAAATCCGAAATGGATTTCGCCAAGGCGAATCTGCGCGGCAGCATCTTGTTGGGACTGGAATCGAGCAACACCCGCATGGCCAGCCTGTCGCGGCGGCTGCTCTACGGGAAATCGGGCGAAAGCATCGATACGGTCCTGAAGCGCTTGGACGCGGTGAAGCCCGCCGACATCCGGCTATGCATCCGCGACGTATTCCGCGCTAAGCATTGGGCCTCGGCGTGCATCGTGCCGAAGCGGGCCCACGTATCCATGGGCCGATTGCTGGACTTTTAG
- a CDS encoding Gfo/Idh/MocA family oxidoreductase yields the protein MKDRLGLHWGILGCGNIAGKFAADLIVQGIPVAAVASRDSSRASAFAERLGIPRAYGGYMELLADPGVDAIYVALPNHMHAEWGIRAARSGKHVLCEKPASLLESEVAALSDAARKARVFFMEGFMYALHPQWGLTRALIEEDAIGSVRSLSATFCYDMGQKPGNIRLSPEAWGGAFADVGCYGVHFARTFAGETPGAQARVLRARALRGPEGVDERTELTLEFPGGVRAEIYCALRETRPALAVIHGERGRIEIPQPWHPPASAAEIRVFNADGESVYQAGDGLAAFAREAREVEEYALKGQSPNLTWEDAIAQARLMESARRAVEWE from the coding sequence TTGAAAGACCGCTTAGGCTTGCACTGGGGAATCCTCGGTTGCGGCAACATCGCCGGCAAGTTCGCGGCCGATTTGATCGTCCAGGGAATACCCGTCGCCGCGGTCGCCAGCCGGGATTCCTCACGGGCCTCCGCATTCGCGGAGCGACTCGGCATTCCGCGCGCGTACGGCGGGTACATGGAGCTGCTCGCGGATCCCGGCGTGGACGCGATCTACGTCGCGCTTCCGAATCATATGCACGCGGAGTGGGGCATCCGGGCGGCGCGGTCCGGGAAGCACGTGCTCTGCGAAAAGCCGGCTTCCTTGCTCGAGTCCGAAGTCGCGGCCCTGTCGGACGCGGCGCGCAAGGCCCGGGTTTTCTTCATGGAAGGCTTCATGTACGCCTTGCATCCCCAGTGGGGGCTGACGCGCGCCCTGATCGAAGAGGATGCCATCGGATCCGTACGATCCCTTTCCGCCACCTTCTGCTACGATATGGGGCAGAAGCCGGGGAACATCCGCTTGAGCCCGGAGGCCTGGGGCGGAGCCTTCGCCGATGTGGGCTGTTACGGCGTGCATTTCGCGCGGACCTTCGCCGGCGAGACGCCCGGCGCCCAAGCCCGCGTCTTGCGCGCCCGCGCCCTTCGCGGCCCCGAAGGCGTGGATGAAAGAACCGAGCTGACCCTGGAATTCCCGGGCGGCGTGCGGGCGGAAATCTATTGCGCCCTGCGCGAAACGCGCCCGGCCCTGGCGGTGATCCATGGGGAACGCGGACGCATCGAGATTCCCCAGCCCTGGCATCCCCCCGCGTCCGCGGCCGAGATCCGCGTTTTCAACGCCGATGGGGAAAGCGTGTACCAGGCGGGCGACGGCCTGGCCGCATTCGCCCGGGAAGCCCGCGAAGTCGAGGAGTACGCTCTCAAGGGGCAAAGCCCGAATCTCACCTGGGAGGACGCGATCGCGCAAGCGCGGCTGATGGAAAGCGCGCGGAGGGCGGTGGAATGGGAGTGA
- a CDS encoding OmpA family protein, whose translation MKHLSLVMALATSAFATAIDRDGVAGIDKTFSAQTLGHGKLAIGLHSQVVDDEEVLQNTQINVNGNPSTINDYLTLSSSIFIGLGLGPYTDIGLALPLYYEKLNSDNQAVDLEEQYPGDLRYRLKIRFPFKDVQVVDVALMLGGSVPTQADNRGVIPRELEYMTDDPSKFTEGNSPFGAGRPTFEAGLGLTMDLGQVSQKFQFLWHFNLGVRKINISSEPPFEDVLFWSTAVEYEPGTFIRFFAQFYHESRFDHLGDNEFSTEPTTATFGAVAQTPVGLDFYAGLVLGLNDGFIPVKYNFENSTPARIHDFGIKGSPDLSMIFQVSWNGFVLTQDHDHDGIPDKLDKCPDDPEDKDGFQDEDGCPDPDNDKDGIPDIKDKCPLDPEDKDGFQDEDGCPDPDNDKDGIPDSKDKCPNDPQGADGKDGCPNLDKDADGIPDAIDKCPTDPEDRDGFEDEDGCPEPDNDKDGICDPWVSEKGLLAKYAGVCKGVDKCPGAAETMNGFEDEDGCPDKLEVQTVVKTMVLKGVNFKTGSAELTSESYRVLDEVVTQIQTNKDIQFEVAGHTDSRGNATKNQMLSQARAQTVANYFISKGVEAARLKVIGYGSSRPLAPNTSAEGRALNRRVELNRLN comes from the coding sequence ATGAAGCATCTGTCTCTCGTCATGGCCTTGGCTACGTCCGCATTCGCAACCGCCATCGATCGCGATGGCGTCGCCGGCATCGATAAGACTTTTTCGGCCCAGACCCTGGGCCACGGAAAGCTGGCCATCGGCCTGCATAGCCAGGTGGTCGATGACGAGGAGGTGCTCCAGAACACCCAAATCAACGTCAACGGCAACCCTTCCACTATCAACGATTACCTGACCTTGAGTTCGAGCATTTTCATCGGCTTAGGGTTGGGACCCTATACCGATATCGGTTTGGCGCTGCCCCTCTACTACGAGAAGCTCAACAGCGATAACCAAGCCGTGGACCTCGAGGAGCAATACCCCGGGGATTTGCGTTACCGCCTGAAGATCCGGTTCCCCTTCAAAGACGTTCAGGTGGTGGACGTTGCCCTTATGTTGGGAGGATCCGTTCCGACCCAGGCCGACAACCGCGGCGTGATCCCGCGCGAGCTGGAATACATGACCGACGATCCCTCGAAATTCACCGAGGGCAATTCGCCTTTCGGAGCCGGTAGGCCGACCTTCGAGGCCGGCTTGGGCCTCACCATGGATCTGGGACAAGTGTCGCAGAAGTTCCAATTCCTGTGGCATTTCAATTTAGGGGTACGCAAAATCAACATCTCCAGCGAGCCCCCGTTCGAGGACGTCCTCTTCTGGTCCACGGCCGTGGAGTACGAACCGGGCACCTTCATCCGCTTCTTCGCCCAGTTCTATCATGAATCCCGCTTCGATCATCTCGGCGACAACGAATTCAGCACCGAGCCGACCACGGCGACCTTCGGCGCGGTAGCGCAAACCCCTGTGGGCCTTGACTTCTACGCGGGCCTGGTGTTGGGCCTCAACGACGGATTCATTCCCGTCAAATACAACTTCGAGAACAGCACCCCTGCCCGGATCCATGATTTCGGCATCAAGGGAAGCCCCGACCTTTCCATGATTTTCCAGGTCAGCTGGAATGGGTTCGTCCTGACGCAGGACCACGACCATGACGGTATTCCCGACAAGCTGGACAAATGCCCGGATGATCCCGAGGACAAGGACGGCTTCCAGGACGAGGACGGCTGCCCCGATCCGGACAACGACAAGGACGGCATCCCCGACATCAAGGACAAATGCCCCCTGGATCCCGAGGATAAGGATGGATTCCAGGATGAGGATGGATGCCCCGATCCCGACAATGACAAGGACGGCATCCCGGACAGCAAGGACAAGTGCCCCAACGATCCTCAAGGCGCCGACGGCAAGGACGGTTGCCCCAACCTCGATAAGGACGCCGACGGCATTCCCGACGCCATCGATAAGTGCCCGACCGATCCCGAGGATCGCGACGGATTCGAGGACGAGGACGGATGCCCCGAGCCGGATAACGACAAGGACGGGATCTGCGATCCTTGGGTCTCGGAGAAGGGCCTGCTGGCCAAGTACGCCGGGGTCTGCAAAGGCGTCGACAAGTGCCCCGGCGCCGCCGAGACCATGAACGGGTTCGAGGACGAGGATGGATGCCCGGACAAGCTCGAGGTCCAGACGGTCGTTAAGACCATGGTCCTGAAGGGAGTGAACTTCAAGACCGGGTCGGCCGAGCTCACCAGCGAATCCTATCGCGTGCTGGACGAAGTGGTGACCCAGATCCAGACCAACAAGGACATCCAGTTCGAAGTGGCGGGCCATACCGATAGCCGGGGCAATGCCACCAAGAATCAGATGCTGTCGCAGGCGCGCGCCCAGACGGTGGCCAACTACTTCATCAGCAAGGGCGTGGAAGCCGCGCGGTTGAAGGTCATCGGCTACGGTTCTTCGCGGCCGCTGGCGCCTAACACCAGCGCGGAAGGCCGCGCCCTCAACCGGCGCGTGGAGCTGAACCGGTTGAACTGA
- a CDS encoding leucine-rich repeat domain-containing protein produces the protein MKNPIRFRTLLISLSVLPFFAPSARAQDLRQDTLAVRILLDQNGLTTTPVSQVAQIDPAASRVTALRLSGRNLSALPSQLGSMDALKYLVLSDNLLDSLPAEIWDLTSLVELDLGGNRIPSLDARVGRLQSLLFLGLRGNGLASLPDSVFALPQLETLLLTGNLLDTLPEAVANLPFLKYLDVSGNVLRALPFTMAAMQTLDTLNVSGNVIESLPESITQLKASTKVLLDANRLCDLDASLTAWANSKEPAWQSSQSCGIAVRPRARVARGPSIRAWAEAGSLRLDWTGTESWEGDRSVILRDASGREVLRAPVDRRATGLSLRREPGGFLWAELRVGNRVAAMAAVAP, from the coding sequence ATGAAAAACCCGATCCGCTTCCGTACACTCCTTATTTCCCTCTCCGTTCTCCCCTTTTTCGCGCCTTCCGCCCGCGCGCAAGATCTTAGGCAAGACACCTTGGCCGTCCGCATTCTTCTTGATCAAAACGGGCTTACCACCACGCCGGTATCGCAAGTCGCCCAAATCGATCCCGCAGCGTCGCGCGTAACCGCATTGCGCCTGAGCGGGCGCAATCTCAGCGCCCTGCCGTCGCAGCTCGGGTCCATGGATGCCTTGAAGTATCTCGTGCTTTCGGATAATCTGCTCGACTCGTTGCCCGCTGAGATTTGGGACCTGACGAGCCTGGTGGAATTGGATCTGGGAGGGAACCGCATCCCGTCCTTGGACGCGCGCGTGGGCCGGCTGCAATCCCTTTTGTTCCTGGGCTTGCGCGGCAACGGCCTGGCATCGCTGCCCGACTCAGTATTCGCCTTGCCGCAACTCGAAACCCTTTTGTTGACCGGTAATCTCCTGGACACCTTGCCGGAAGCCGTCGCCAATCTGCCTTTCCTGAAATACCTGGATGTTTCCGGAAACGTTTTGCGCGCGCTGCCATTTACAATGGCGGCGATGCAAACCCTCGACACGCTGAACGTCTCGGGTAACGTTATCGAGTCCTTGCCGGAATCCATTACCCAGTTGAAGGCTTCCACCAAGGTGCTTCTCGACGCGAACCGGTTGTGCGATTTGGATGCGTCCCTGACGGCCTGGGCCAATTCCAAGGAGCCCGCTTGGCAGAGCAGCCAGAGTTGCGGGATCGCCGTCCGCCCGCGGGCCCGGGTCGCGCGGGGCCCTTCCATTCGGGCTTGGGCCGAAGCGGGAAGCTTGCGGCTGGATTGGACGGGAACGGAGTCCTGGGAAGGGGACCGTAGCGTGATCCTACGCGATGCTTCCGGCCGCGAAGTCCTGCGCGCGCCCGTCGATCGGCGGGCGACCGGGCTGAGCCTGCGGCGCGAACCGGGTGGTTTCCTTTGGGCGGAACTGAGGGTGGGAAACCGGGTAGCGGCGATGGCTGCGGTGGCGCCTTAG
- a CDS encoding HAMP domain-containing histidine kinase produces the protein MKRPLLGALAGAAALILLFGFSAWILSRNLGQARRASEGRMTGLAEYIGDHLAEDIFSYPFEFTPSLFPAPYAEQQSRWLSRLTHATGLERAVITDSGGQVYASSENFIASGEDIRPYLVDAKLFEASAREGRPRFTPLSEIDGVPFQSLYYPFSLRGKRQMLALESDQAFIASVEQFRTYLVVASIFVIILFAVLTTVLYALERRFQAALAESRRNERLAFLGRTSAELAHELKNPLAIIKSSVDVLRKQVDPERKLPAFGYLSDEVMRLSRLIGNILGFSNEKPLEAKAFPPRAVLDEAAAALGREFPEVAWTVSVPAGLSLLGDADAFRQMAENLARNAAHAMGGKGGLTVSWEERGKGGAMRFADTGPGFPKAVRKHMFEPFVSGSKTGTGLGLSIVRSLCERSGWSLSLASDRAQGDEPTCFEIGIPKKA, from the coding sequence ATGAAGCGACCCTTGCTGGGGGCCTTGGCCGGGGCCGCCGCCTTGATCCTCCTCTTCGGGTTCTCCGCCTGGATCCTTTCGCGCAACCTCGGCCAGGCCCGGCGGGCTTCCGAAGGCCGCATGACCGGCCTCGCGGAGTACATCGGCGATCATCTCGCCGAGGACATCTTTTCCTATCCCTTCGAGTTCACGCCGTCCCTCTTCCCTGCCCCGTACGCCGAGCAGCAAAGCCGCTGGCTCAGCCGCCTCACGCATGCCACGGGCCTGGAACGCGCGGTGATCACCGACTCGGGCGGGCAGGTGTACGCCTCCAGCGAAAACTTCATCGCCAGCGGCGAGGATATCCGGCCTTATCTGGTGGACGCGAAACTGTTCGAAGCTTCGGCGCGCGAAGGCCGTCCGCGGTTCACGCCCCTCTCCGAAATCGATGGCGTGCCCTTCCAATCCCTCTACTACCCGTTCTCGCTGCGCGGCAAGCGGCAGATGCTGGCGCTCGAATCCGATCAAGCTTTCATCGCCAGCGTCGAGCAGTTCCGTACCTATCTGGTCGTCGCGTCCATTTTCGTGATCATCCTTTTCGCGGTCCTGACCACGGTGCTCTACGCCTTGGAGCGGCGCTTCCAGGCGGCGCTGGCCGAGTCGCGCCGCAACGAGCGCCTGGCCTTCCTGGGGCGGACCAGCGCGGAGCTGGCCCACGAGCTCAAGAACCCGCTGGCCATCATCAAGTCCTCAGTGGACGTGCTGCGCAAGCAGGTGGATCCCGAGCGCAAGCTGCCCGCCTTCGGCTATCTCTCCGACGAAGTCATGCGGCTGTCCCGGTTGATCGGGAACATATTGGGCTTTTCCAATGAGAAGCCCTTGGAGGCCAAGGCCTTCCCGCCCCGGGCGGTCCTGGACGAAGCCGCCGCTGCGCTAGGACGGGAGTTCCCGGAGGTCGCCTGGACCGTTTCCGTCCCGGCGGGCCTTTCGCTTTTGGGCGACGCGGACGCCTTCCGGCAGATGGCGGAAAACTTGGCGCGCAACGCCGCCCATGCCATGGGCGGAAAAGGCGGCCTCACGGTATCATGGGAAGAGCGGGGGAAGGGCGGGGCGATGCGCTTCGCCGATACCGGGCCCGGATTCCCGAAGGCGGTCCGCAAACATATGTTCGAGCCCTTCGTGTCGGGCTCGAAGACGGGGACCGGCCTGGGCCTGTCCATCGTAAGGAGCCTGTGCGAGCGTTCGGGATGGAGCCTGTCGCTGGCTTCGGATCGGGCGCAGGGGGACGAACCCACTTGTTTCGAGATCGGTATTCCTAAAAAAGCGTGA
- a CDS encoding sigma-54-dependent Fis family transcriptional regulator translates to MARILVVDDEPKMRALLAMALSGEGLEAVEAGSAEAALDALGRGDPFAVMITDVRMPGMSGLDLVKKAKAERPGLECIVMTAYADSGTGVEAMRIGALEYVSKPFEMDEMVLLVRSALEKGRLRDEVAELRVRESGRYRLDRIIGESKAMQDVIRQARMVAKRDTTVLVRGKSGTGKELIARGIHAESGRESFVAVNCGAIPENLLEAELFGHEKGSFTGAHAQKIGLFERAANGTVFLDEIGDVSPGMQVKLLRVLQEREFTRVGGTRVVRTQARVIAATHRNLEEEVKKGGFREDLYFRLNVFPIFVPSLAERMEDVPALADAFLKRFGHNAGIAEGVMSKLLEYSWPGNVRELENCLERAAIIASGALLEVAHLPEHIRQKRVLERPSAFLLPETGISLDELEKSLLLQALEKTGGNKTRAAGLLGITRRALYSKMHTHGVRGYGATEETPAES, encoded by the coding sequence ATGGCGAGGATACTCGTCGTCGACGATGAACCGAAGATGCGGGCCTTGCTGGCGATGGCCCTGTCGGGCGAGGGCCTGGAAGCGGTAGAAGCCGGGTCGGCCGAGGCCGCCCTGGACGCGCTGGGCCGCGGCGATCCGTTCGCGGTGATGATCACCGACGTGCGCATGCCCGGGATGTCGGGACTGGATCTGGTGAAGAAGGCCAAGGCGGAACGCCCCGGCCTGGAATGCATCGTGATGACCGCCTACGCCGATTCGGGCACGGGGGTGGAGGCGATGCGCATCGGCGCCTTGGAATACGTCAGCAAGCCCTTCGAGATGGACGAGATGGTACTGTTGGTCCGCTCGGCCCTGGAGAAGGGGCGCTTGCGCGACGAGGTGGCCGAGTTGCGCGTGCGGGAATCGGGGCGCTACCGCTTGGACCGCATCATCGGGGAATCCAAGGCCATGCAGGACGTGATCCGGCAGGCGCGCATGGTGGCCAAACGCGATACCACGGTACTCGTGCGCGGCAAGAGCGGAACCGGGAAGGAACTGATCGCGCGGGGCATCCACGCCGAGAGCGGACGCGAATCCTTCGTGGCGGTGAATTGCGGGGCCATCCCCGAGAACCTGTTGGAAGCGGAATTGTTCGGCCACGAGAAGGGCTCATTCACGGGCGCCCACGCCCAAAAGATCGGCCTCTTCGAGCGGGCCGCCAACGGGACCGTTTTCCTCGACGAGATCGGTGACGTATCCCCGGGCATGCAGGTGAAGCTCCTGCGCGTGCTGCAAGAGCGCGAGTTCACCCGCGTGGGCGGCACGCGCGTGGTCCGCACCCAGGCGCGGGTGATCGCGGCCACTCACCGCAATCTGGAAGAGGAAGTGAAGAAAGGCGGCTTCCGCGAGGATCTTTATTTCCGGCTCAACGTGTTCCCCATTTTCGTACCTTCCCTGGCGGAACGCATGGAGGACGTGCCCGCCTTGGCCGACGCCTTCCTGAAGCGCTTCGGGCACAACGCGGGAATTGCCGAGGGGGTGATGTCCAAACTGTTGGAGTACTCCTGGCCGGGCAACGTGCGTGAGCTGGAGAATTGCCTGGAGCGCGCCGCCATCATCGCTTCGGGGGCTCTCCTCGAGGTCGCCCACTTACCGGAGCATATCCGCCAGAAACGCGTGCTCGAACGGCCCTCCGCGTTCCTGCTTCCCGAAACCGGCATCTCCCTCGATGAATTGGAGAAGAGCCTTTTGCTGCAAGCCCTGGAGAAGACCGGAGGCAACAAGACCCGCGCCGCCGGCCTGCTCGGCATCACCCGCCGCGCCCTGTATTCGAAGATGCATACCCACGGCGTCCGCGGATACGGCGCCACCGAGGAAACCCCCGCGGAATCGTAA